One segment of Chelmon rostratus isolate fCheRos1 chromosome 17, fCheRos1.pri, whole genome shotgun sequence DNA contains the following:
- the socs3a gene encoding suppressor of cytokine signaling 3a: MVTHSKFDNAMSSGLLDSNMRLPHRYKTFTSKTQYQMVLATLHKLQESGFYWRSITGKEANAMLAAEATGTFLIRDSSDNRHLFALSIKTASGTKNLRIQCDTASFYLQTDPKNIQSAPHFDCVLKLVHYYMSQSKGNGRSGNVYNIYSGGEKIPLELIKPLSCNLSTLQHLCRKTVNGHLDISSKRDQLPLPLKEFLQEYDAPI, from the coding sequence ATGGTAACTCACAGCAAGTTTGACAACGCAATGAGCAGCGGCCTCTTGGACTCCAACATGCGGCTGCCTCACCGTTACAAGACTTTCACCTCCAAGACGCAGTACCAGATGGTGCTCGCCACGCTCCACAAGCTCCAGGAGAGCGGCTTCTACTGGCGCTCCATCACCGGGAAGGAGGCCAACGCCATGCTGGCGGCCGAGGCCACCGGCACATTCCTCATCCGGGACAGCTCTGACAACCGGCACCTGTTCGCCCTCAGCATCAAGACGGCGTCGGGCACCAAGAACCTGCGCATCCAGTGCGACACGGCCTCTTTTTACCTGCAAACAGACCCTAAGAACATTCAGTCTGCTCCGCACTTTGACTGCGTCCTCAAGCTGGTGCACTACTACATGTCCCAGAGCAAAGGGAACGGCCGCAGTGGGAATGTCTACAACATCTACTCTGGAGGCGAGAAGATCCCTCTGGAGCTCATCAAACCTCTCTCCTGCAACTTATCCACCTTGCAGCACTTGTGCAGGAAAACAGTCAATGGACATTTGGACATTTCCTCTAAACGAGAccaacttcctcttcctcttaaGGAGTTCCTCCAGGAGTATGATGCCCCCATCTAG